From one Synechococcus sp. WH 8016 genomic stretch:
- a CDS encoding formate/nitrite transporter family protein, whose amino-acid sequence MDYVLPNELVDGMILAGGKKATVSIKNLLIRGFYSGAILGLAVILALTVGILTKLPFVGSLLFPFGFASIVLFGMELVTGNFALLPMATWAGKCSWSATFRNWTWVWIGNFIGTLVVAIIMAISLTSGSMDASAENVGPPIWDLVAQKIVALNQINVVKKYEALGSMGFFLAFLRGVVANWLVCLGVTMALVSKSVPGKLLACWLPITAFQTMGMEHIVVNQFLHTAGPILGSGVPFYKVIFWNFLPVTLGNIVGGMVFIGMLFYSTHRTKISDVLPTEHDEKLERELAAELGAR is encoded by the coding sequence ATGGACTACGTCCTACCTAATGAACTCGTCGACGGCATGATTTTGGCCGGCGGCAAGAAAGCAACCGTCAGCATTAAAAACCTGCTGATCCGTGGCTTTTACTCTGGCGCCATTCTTGGTCTTGCCGTCATCCTGGCCCTCACGGTAGGAATCCTCACAAAACTGCCATTTGTGGGATCTCTTCTATTCCCATTTGGTTTTGCCAGCATCGTCCTGTTCGGAATGGAGCTGGTCACTGGAAACTTCGCGTTGCTACCGATGGCAACATGGGCCGGCAAATGTAGCTGGAGTGCAACCTTTAGAAATTGGACATGGGTCTGGATTGGCAATTTCATCGGCACGCTCGTTGTGGCGATCATCATGGCCATCAGCCTCACCAGCGGAAGCATGGATGCTTCTGCTGAGAATGTTGGTCCACCCATTTGGGATCTTGTGGCTCAAAAAATCGTTGCTCTTAACCAGATCAACGTTGTGAAAAAGTACGAGGCCCTTGGAAGCATGGGTTTCTTTTTGGCATTCTTGCGCGGAGTTGTGGCCAACTGGTTGGTTTGCCTCGGCGTCACGATGGCTCTTGTGAGCAAAAGTGTTCCCGGCAAATTGCTTGCCTGCTGGTTGCCGATTACAGCTTTCCAAACAATGGGCATGGAGCACATTGTTGTGAACCAGTTCCTGCATACAGCTGGACCAATCCTCGGTTCAGGTGTTCCTTTCTATAAGGTGATTTTCTGGAATTTCCTCCCAGTCACCTTGGGAAATATTGTTGGAGGAATGGTGTTCATCGGCATGCTCTTCTACAGCACCCATCGCACCAAAATTTCCGATGTGCTTCCCACAGAGCATGATGAAAAGCTAGAACGTGAACTCGCCGCTGAACTCGGCGCCCGCTGA
- the cynS gene encoding cyanase: protein MAGPSPSTLTASLMAAKKAKGLSFADLEAALGLDEVWIASLFYGQATASPEEAEKLATLLALDPAITAALQEFPTKGSLDPVIPTDPLIYRFYEIMQVYGMPLKDVIQEKFGDGIMSAIDFTLDVDKVEDPKGDRVKITMCGKFLPYKKW, encoded by the coding sequence TTGGCTGGTCCCTCGCCATCGACGCTTACTGCTTCACTCATGGCGGCAAAGAAGGCGAAGGGTCTTTCCTTCGCCGACTTAGAAGCGGCCCTTGGGCTCGATGAGGTTTGGATTGCTTCTCTCTTTTACGGACAGGCAACCGCATCCCCTGAAGAAGCGGAGAAATTAGCAACATTGTTGGCTCTCGATCCAGCTATTACCGCTGCGCTGCAGGAGTTTCCGACGAAAGGAAGCCTAGATCCTGTGATTCCTACAGATCCGCTGATCTATCGTTTTTATGAGATCATGCAGGTCTACGGTATGCCTCTTAAAGATGTTATTCAGGAAAAATTTGGCGATGGAATTATGAGTGCCATCGACTTTACTTTGGATGTGGATAAGGTTGAAGATCCCAAAGGAGACAGGGTAAAGATTACAATGTGTGGAAAATTCTTACCTTATAAAAAATGGTGA
- a CDS encoding anthranilate phosphoribosyltransferase family protein, with protein sequence MQSSPEANKRACFKQLLRKIGSGEHTSKGLTRSEADEAMELMLTGGASDVQIGAFLIAHRIRRPEPQELTGMLDTYRRLGPCLQSEADQRRPICFGMPFDGRSRTAPIYPLTTLLLVGCGQPVVLQGGKRMPVKFGITAAELFASIGLNLQGLSINDVQAGFNLHGLALIYQPEHFPLGEALLPARDDLGKRPPLASAELLWTAHQGHHLLVSGFVHPPTESRAWQALELAGETEVITVKGLEGGTDLPVSRAGITARIHNSGEPERHIVHPRDHGCFGDDPRWESEEAWATHAKEALLGQGPMAQSLRWNAGCYLWLSGLSKSLEDGVEEARTMQANGVGTAALEKLIAWRASVGG encoded by the coding sequence ATGCAAAGCTCTCCAGAAGCCAATAAGCGTGCATGTTTCAAGCAATTGCTACGCAAAATTGGCAGTGGAGAGCACACCAGCAAAGGTTTAACGCGAAGCGAAGCCGATGAGGCCATGGAGTTGATGCTCACGGGAGGAGCTTCAGACGTTCAAATCGGCGCCTTTCTCATTGCCCATCGCATCCGCAGGCCCGAGCCTCAAGAGCTCACCGGCATGCTCGATACCTATAGACGTCTCGGGCCCTGTCTTCAGAGTGAAGCCGATCAACGCCGGCCGATCTGCTTTGGCATGCCCTTTGACGGCCGATCTCGCACGGCACCGATCTACCCCTTAACAACGTTGCTGTTGGTGGGGTGTGGACAGCCTGTGGTCTTGCAGGGAGGGAAGCGAATGCCGGTGAAATTTGGAATCACTGCCGCAGAGCTGTTCGCTTCGATCGGACTCAACTTGCAGGGACTGTCGATCAATGATGTTCAAGCAGGATTCAACCTCCATGGTCTTGCCCTCATCTATCAACCGGAACATTTCCCTCTTGGCGAGGCACTGCTTCCCGCGCGGGATGATCTCGGGAAACGACCTCCACTGGCCAGCGCCGAGCTGCTCTGGACTGCTCACCAAGGGCACCACCTGCTTGTGAGTGGATTTGTGCATCCACCAACGGAAAGCCGAGCCTGGCAAGCCCTAGAGCTGGCCGGAGAAACGGAGGTCATCACCGTGAAGGGCTTAGAGGGCGGAACAGACCTGCCGGTGAGTCGGGCCGGGATCACAGCTCGCATTCACAACTCAGGAGAACCCGAACGACACATCGTTCACCCCCGTGATCATGGCTGCTTTGGAGACGACCCCCGCTGGGAATCAGAGGAGGCCTGGGCGACACACGCCAAAGAGGCCCTTCTAGGCCAAGGGCCCATGGCCCAATCATTGCGTTGGAACGCAGGCTGCTACCTCTGGTTGAGCGGACTGAGCAAAAGCTTGGAGGACGGTGTAGAGGAGGCCCGCACCATGCAAGCCAATGGAGTTGGCACCGCCGCCTTAGAAAAACTGATCGCCTGGCGGGCGTCTGTGGGAGGGTGA
- a CDS encoding tetracycline resistance MFS efflux pump, producing MRRPHVPTLLSAFLTLLNDRLSESIVFPLLPFLLASFNADGRTLGLLAGSYALAQFAATPLIGALSDRFGRRPVIAICVSGSVLGLGLFAITVSQDWPPGAVLPLFLLFGARLIDGVSGGTAATAGAVLADITPPEQRARAFGLIGVAFGLGFIIGPFLGGQLARIAVTVPIWVATGFAVLNLVVVLTLLPETHPVSERRVLPRKRELNPFAQIARVIGNPAVGRLALGFFLFFLAFNGFTAILVLYFKQRFNWGPELATTAFLIVGVVATVVQGGLIGPLVKRFGEWKLTLIGLGLVIAGCLLIPTTDPEQARIGVFTAVAILASGTGLVTPSLRSLVSRRLSDEGQGAALGSLQALQSLGSFLGPPLAGLGYDLLGQTSPFFGGAGLLLVVVLLVTRSPLEESTG from the coding sequence GTGCGCCGTCCTCACGTTCCAACGTTATTAAGTGCGTTTCTAACGCTTCTCAATGACCGACTAAGCGAAAGCATTGTTTTTCCATTGCTGCCCTTTCTGTTGGCATCGTTCAATGCCGACGGTCGCACCCTTGGTCTCTTAGCTGGCAGCTACGCCCTTGCTCAGTTCGCAGCGACTCCCTTAATCGGAGCCCTGAGTGATCGCTTCGGCCGCAGGCCTGTGATCGCCATCTGCGTCAGTGGTTCCGTCCTCGGCCTCGGACTGTTTGCGATCACCGTGAGCCAAGACTGGCCCCCAGGTGCTGTCTTACCCCTGTTTCTTCTGTTTGGGGCCCGACTCATCGATGGGGTGAGTGGTGGAACAGCCGCCACAGCAGGAGCCGTACTCGCAGACATCACCCCTCCGGAGCAACGCGCACGCGCCTTCGGATTGATCGGAGTGGCCTTCGGGCTTGGTTTCATTATCGGCCCCTTTCTTGGTGGCCAATTAGCCCGCATTGCCGTCACGGTGCCGATCTGGGTGGCAACCGGCTTCGCCGTGCTCAACCTTGTTGTTGTCCTGACGTTGCTCCCTGAAACCCATCCGGTGTCAGAACGCCGCGTTCTTCCCCGCAAACGGGAGCTCAACCCCTTCGCTCAAATCGCGCGGGTGATTGGCAATCCAGCCGTCGGGCGTCTGGCCTTGGGCTTTTTTCTGTTCTTTCTTGCCTTCAATGGCTTCACCGCAATCCTGGTTCTCTATTTCAAGCAACGCTTCAATTGGGGTCCAGAGCTTGCCACTACAGCCTTTTTGATTGTGGGGGTCGTCGCCACCGTGGTCCAGGGTGGCCTGATCGGTCCATTGGTGAAACGGTTTGGGGAGTGGAAACTCACGCTGATCGGCCTCGGTTTAGTCATCGCCGGTTGTTTGCTCATCCCCACAACCGATCCGGAGCAAGCCAGGATCGGAGTGTTTACAGCCGTGGCGATTTTGGCCAGCGGCACGGGTCTCGTGACCCCAAGCCTTCGCAGCCTCGTCTCGAGGCGCCTCAGCGATGAAGGACAAGGAGCAGCTCTTGGCAGCCTGCAAGCACTGCAGAGTCTTGGCAGTTTTTTAGGCCCACCTCTCGCTGGACTGGGCTACGACCTCCTGGGTCAAACCAGTCCGTTCTTTGGAGGCGCCGGATTACTTCTAGTCGTCGTGCTCTTGGTGACGCGCAGTCCCCTTGAGGAGTCCACAGGGTGA